The Ostrea edulis chromosome 1, xbOstEdul1.1, whole genome shotgun sequence genomic sequence ACTTTGAAGCACGTTTTTGCTTTATGAAGTATGTCGGCGTGAAACGATGCAGTTTcctatattttcaaaaatgaaatttacattctactttcatttctgtcagtaTTCCGTAGGCGCAACATATcaaagattcatacgcgcattgttcacaactgcactGCATTCgtgagaaaatggctatcattggtaaagaaatattggaaatgtaaatatgaaggATACTTGGGCTTTTAACTCAAATGTCATAAAATACATGATTTCACAAGGTCCGTCGGAAGAAACGGATGAACAGTTGGGTTTGATGTCCGATAAACCTCAGAGGACTGCCAGGAATGAGTCGTGCAAAATATACAAAGGAATTCCTCCAGATTTTTCTGCCTGCTGaatttcaatttatatatatatatatatatataaagcacagaaatagcaatgaactcttaaatgaacataacttcCCTAAGTGAagtaatatttaatataaagcacagaaatccgcctgagttcaaccccgggtagagGCGGAagtaaagtgaaattttctgtgcttatatatatatatatatatatatatatatatagagtaaTCAAATTAAGTAAAGGGACTTTTATGGGAAGCTTGCTTAGTGAAATTGACAACGTAAAGAAGCTCTAAAAGGAGCATGGTGTGTTGCTGATTGACTGCTTATTGTTTCCGATGGTGTTAACAGAACATCCTACAAAATGGCAACATTTATTACTCAACAAATAGACGTTACATAACGTACAAAAGCATTTAAAGTCGCGGTACCAAGTGGACAGCACAAACACGCAAGTAGTTGGGAGTTTTTTTGCACTGAAGTTTAATGCTGACGTGGCACTACAAATACAACGTACAGATCCATGACGTCATCTCCATCTCATCCCGAGGCCCTTGGATTATGCAAAAAACTGAAAAATAGAGTGCAAACAATCAGTATTCCTCGGCAAGCTCAAGTGAACTAAATGAAATGCCTCtttcgtatatatatattttaaaaaagtccTAAGCTGTACAACACATTTTTATAGATTACGATtgattacatattttgaaaagacCAACGACGTAACAAAGAAAAAATCCACGGCGCGTCGTCATTGTTCTCGGCAGTATACTTATAAATTCATGACAATCCACCTTAAGCGTAAATATGTACGTATGGGAATCTAATATGTTAATAAATATTCCCGAAAATCAAGGCAAAGGCTAGCGCAAGCACTCGGTTGGGTACATGTGCACTAGTTTTTGGTGATCTCGCCGCCCTGGCATCTGCCACAGTCCATCGCAAAGTGAGCCAAATGTCTCTAACGCTCAAACCAGTTAAAgggtttatttaaaaaaaacaaacaaacaaaaacaaacaaaaaacgaGAATACGTACCACATGTCTAAAATGGTCTTCGCGCCATCGAGATCGGCACTGGTGCTCCTAGAGGAATAAGTGGGATTGTAACGAGCCGAGGTCGACGCCCAAACATGAATGAGAACGACCGGCGTGGGGGTAGGAGAATTACGGGCGGTGGTGTGAAAATCGGCATGAACGGCATGGGTCGTCTGCTGATATTTCTCACGCCGCCTCTAATTCCGGGAACTTGAGGAGTGCCTGACCTATAAGTATTGGTTTGAGGCTGGACTTGCCCACTAGTGGGCGCACTTCCTTGTCCGCTTGTCAGTCCAAGATCTACGACAGGTTGCCCTGCACCTGCATTAGGGACTTCTCCTAAGAATCCGGAGGGATTTCCAATGCCGGAGTATATGTCCATTTGGCCTATACCTGCATTTGGGACTTCTCCAAAGGATCCGGAAGGTGTTCCAAAGCCGGATTTCATGCCCAGCTGTCCCAAAGAAGGAGATCCAAAACCAGTCCCAGTGTTCTGGTTAAATCCGGAGTTCATTCCAGTTCCTCCTATCTGCTTACCAAACCCGCCAAACGATTTTCCAAATTCGACGCCACCTAACGGCTCCATGAAAATGTTCTGGTTTGCAAGGGCCCCGGATAGTTTCCCGTCTGGTCTGATGGGGCTGTTGGTCGGGTAGGCACCCGCGGTTTGGAGGTCTGGTGCATTTGGAACTGGTGGAGGGAAATCAAGATTTAGTGATGGAAGCTCAGGAATGCCGTTCAAAGGCGTTGCGTGGATGACGGCGCAACACGCAGCAAAGAATGCGATGTACAGAATGCTGCGCGACATGTCGGACTTCTTAGGAATAAAGATGTAGAATAGGTACAAAATGTTTATCTTGGTCTCTTATATACCATGTCACGACAACTTGTACCGAATAACTCGAGATGACTGACTTTTTTCTGACGGGTATTCATCTTTATCTACCAATAGACAGAGATCGCTCTTTCGTCGACTGCGTCTTTCCCTTTGGGGAATTTGATATACTGAAGCTATGAGTTGAATATCGATAGATGTTTTGCGGTTCATTAGTGTACATCACAAGTGTTGTGTAGACATCAGTCAAAAACACGTAGATCTGTATTTTGTCGTCACCTTTCAGACACAGTTGCGCGTATGCTTACGTAATCATGCTAATCAAGTGTGCAGTGTAAATACATAACATTAAAACCaaacacacatgtacatttacctACCAATCGTTATTTCTATTCCTTTTCTTAATCATGTTTGCAAAACAAGGACTGGGTATGTGAATAGCCCGTAGTTCGTGGGTTgctgttgtttgtttgtttgttttggggttatttttttttgaagagGTTATTGACAGATCTTACCGGCAATATTGATGCTGGTCCATTTCTAAGTCTTCCCAGCCGTTGGAGGCGAGGTGGCGAGGAAAGAAACCTTTGAAAATCTTGTTGAAGAAAAACCAAGTCTCTTTTGCTCAGCTCATCGTTCCTGTTGTGTCgcattttcttgtaaattttgcCATCGTAGTAAaccctctctttctctcctgGTAAGAGCGGACCTAATCTGTTGAAGCTGTTTTCAAATACAATTCCGTTATCCAAAGGAACGTTTCTTCCTGCGTCAAAATTAATGCTGTTTGTGTTTGACCCCAGAAAGTCAAAGTCCTGTTTCATTGACAAAACCGGCGGTTTCAGTGGCACGAGTGTGTTCTGTGTGGGCTGTTTTCCACTCTCGCCGTCATGAACAAGGAAGTCTTTTTGAAACGGAATGCGGATAAACTTTTGGGGGCTGTCGAAAGTTCCGACCACAAACGGCCATTTGGTGGAAGTCTTTCTTCGAACTGTTCTGTTGATATAAGGAATGTTTCGGACAACGTGTCGAAGCATGGCTTTTTGTCCAGAAGTAGGTTGAATTTGCAAACGATGTGGATCGATTTGACGGTATTTTTGAAGTATTCTTGTCGTTGGTGGGGTGAACAGTGGGTAAGAATTAGGAATTGCATTCCACACAGGGAGGGAACCTGCACGAGTTAGGGGGACATTGGAAAAGGGATACAGGGAAGGGTTTGGAAACTTCTCCAGGCTTTTAGCCAAAGACTCTCCGTCATTTATAAACACACGTCTAGAATTGAGAAGAATCGGATCGCCTGCCCTCATCTGGTCAATCATGGCTTTTGCAAGTGGTCCCAAGTTCTTAGGGTTTCCCCCCAAATTTAATCCTATTGCATCCCGCTGGTTGTTTCTAATCCACTTGGGAATAATGATCCTTCTTCGGATGACAAGATCTGTGATATCCGGGCTTCTCTCGGCATGCACGTAGAAACGGAGTACGGACAATAACAGACAAAGTAGAATTTGTACCGTATTACACATTCTGATATTCCGTCAATGTTCATGAACATATGTCTATCCTGAGTGAGGCATTAATAAGGTGTATTTGATGCATATTTGTACATGTTGATCACTGTCGTTGGTCAAATGATTAATTCGGTCATCGTGGTCATTTATACATAGTTAGGTGTGTCCTAATTAATATGAATACGGGTGTTTTCTGGTTGGTTGGAAGATGTTTTGATGATTGAGTTTATTACAACACGAGTTCATCCACCGCGCGTTCCTCTAAGTGTCTGTATAgaatctacatttataaataataaatctaAACTTTGTGTATATACGGCGAGATTTACTCATTGGTGTATAGAATCTTAACTTTATAAATAAGAAATCTAAATTGTGTATATATGGCGAGATTTACTCACTGGTGTATAGAATCTAACTTTATAAATAAGAAATCTAAACGTTGTGTATATACGGCGAGATTTACTAAATGGCTGTATAGAATCTACATTTGTAAATTTAAGCTTTGTGTATACGGCGAGATTTACTCatgggtgtatatatatatacatgtatacttatgGGGAAATTTGCTCCTGTGTGCAAAAGTATATTATCTACGCGTTCAAATGTGTGATTTTAGGTACTGCGATTAaaccaatgtacatgtacaatgtatgatTCGATTACACTGTTAATTTGTACCTTCATTCAGGAGACAGATAAttctttcttgtttttttttttttaaagctttgGAGTTACAGACTTGACACGCTCTCCTGGATGTGAAATTAGTTTTCAAAGGGTCATTTTTGATAGACGGTGAACTTGTAACATCATTGAGGTCCAAATAATGTGATGATGGTTGAGGGTGATGCATAGATAATGATAATTTGGCGAGTCTAGCTGTATACGCAAACATTTATTCATATGTGTTTATTCGACCAAATTTTCACACAGGAGCAACAATTTGCTTTTACTCATTTGAGTTAATATTAATTACAGATTTACACCTAACCCAGACGTGGGGTAGTTATACCTACAGAAATATGaaatacgtgagcggatcaaaggatcttaTTTTAATAAGATTGCATGCATATGAGCAATTTTTTTGGCATGTATATGAGTATGAAGCTTTGTACATGTGGCATAATATTGCTAGAAATGTGCCTggtaaattttaatttcatcgGTGCTGGAATTATATGGCAATCTTGCAATCAATATCCTTCGTTATCTTGACCACAGGCAAG encodes the following:
- the LOC125664790 gene encoding uncharacterized protein LOC125664790, which produces MSRSILYIAFFAACCAVIHATPLNGIPELPSLNLDFPPPVPNAPDLQTAGAYPTNSPIRPDGKLSGALANQNIFMEPLGGVEFGKSFGGFGKQIGGTGMNSGFNQNTGTGFGSPSLGQLGMKSGFGTPSGSFGEVPNAGIGQMDIYSGIGNPSGFLGEVPNAGAGQPVVDLGLTSGQGSAPTSGQVQPQTNTYRSGTPQVPGIRGGVRNISRRPMPFMPIFTPPPVILLPPRRSFSFMFGRRPRLVTIPLIPLGAPVPISMARRPF